A stretch of Ipomoea triloba cultivar NCNSP0323 chromosome 11, ASM357664v1 DNA encodes these proteins:
- the LOC115997606 gene encoding uncharacterized protein LOC115997606: protein MHKREASSLSSGSVKQRLHFGELIPILHCNCGNELTLQTSWSSENPGRRFWNCVGINGMHSCGFFAWFDPPMCLRSKKIIPELLKRVNRNEEEIERLKASKLRTGNGPKNECNVKWLKGLLLLALGVVIGLLMSNVVPKKCSQPTDFYRLS from the exons ATGCATAAGAGAGAGGCTTCTTCATTATCATCTGGGTCAGTGAAGCAAAGATTACACTTTGGAGAATTGATTCCTATTCTCCATTGTAATTGTGGTAATGAATTAACCCTTCAAACCTCATGGAGTTCTGAGAATCCTGGACGAAGATTTTGGAATTGTGTTGGTATCAAT GGAATGCACTCGTGTGGATTTTTTGCTTGGTTTGATCCTCCAATGTGCTTACGGTCGAAGAAAATCATTCCCGAATTGTTGAAGAGGGTGAACCGAAATGAGGAAGAAATTGAGAGGCTCAAAGCATCCAAATTACGAACCGGCAATGGTCCAAAAAACGAGTGTAATGTGAAATGGCTCAAAGGATTGTTACTATTAGCACTAGGAGTAGTAATAGGACTACTAATGAGTAATGTGGTGCCAAAGAAATGTTCACAACCTACTGATTTTTATAGGTTGTCATGA
- the LOC115997073 gene encoding 20 kDa chaperonin, chloroplastic-like translates to MTTTQLTASTISAKGFALFEGLRSSSTVKVASCCYDVKDLKPLNDRVLIKVAEVEENTSGGLLLSAASKEKPSIGTVLAVGPGLLDEEGNRKSLSVSTGSIILFSKYAGNEFKGVDGSDYIVLRVSDVIAVLS, encoded by the exons ATGACAACGACTCAGCTTACTGCATCAACTATCTCGGCAAAGGGTTTTGCTCTATTCGAAGGGCTCAGGTCTTCCAGTACCGTCAAAGTCGCGTCTTGTTGTT ATGATGTCAAGGACTTGAAACCCCTAAATGACAGAGTTCTAATTAAG GTTGCTGAAGTTGAGGAAAACACTTCGGGAGGCTTGTTGCTTAGTGCAGCAAGCAAGGAGAAGCCTTCCATTGGCACG GTTCTGGCTGTCGGGCCTGGTCTTCTCGATGAAGAAGGGAACAGGAAATCTTTATCAGTTTCTACGGGAAGCATTATCCTCTTTTCCAAGTATGCTGGGAATGAATTTAAAGGTGTTGATGGTTCGGATTACATTGTGTTGAGGGTGTCTGATGTAATCGCGGTGCTTTCTTAG
- the LOC115997429 gene encoding uncharacterized protein LOC115997429 — MSIEELAVDIDNFGSVVDQTFELKDLTFTLKERVNKGHAKGLLNVGFGFDEIRCSLWRLSAKWHDYKLIQSYYRKEHKCRLKIYYLSVLNEQDMFLVISEEVIKTLDEEIKTMKKLGSGETKLDDKDGFLYPLRSLFDSLTAVREICHDFTVTSSDLFFVKSEKITQSEKMFTKSEILIIKVGFVQPYELKKNEKLKCTKNVSRMVFNKWIGITNAELPKDLLLLRKVLDSFEPNNINQFKMLRMHPRFYMDASKEWLLDFAVKFQRIMSSKNLKSKDWITVTNSLGLAFKKMQYSDIVGENAKWYSEDISNSIIRDCFNFVPSKPTPPSQEKADPPSQEKADPPSQLIANNQLKFMIRTMRNLATHAIEHSDNLEFSQVCDAIEEFRPNCWAVLHYAAMVSIPERFVED, encoded by the exons ATGTCTATTGAAGAATTGGCAGTGGATATTGATAATTTTGGTAGTGTGGTTGACCAAACTTTTGAGTTAAAAGATTTAACTTTTACCCTTAAGGAAAGAGTTAACAAAGGTCATGCCAAGGGTTTGCTTAATGTTGGATTTGGATTTGACGAAATACGCTGCAGTCTTTGGAGATTGTCCGCGAAGTGGCATGACTATAAGTTGATTCAGAGTTACTACCGCAAAGAACACAAATGCCGATTAAAAATTTACTATTTAAGTGTTCTAAATGAACAGGATATGTTTTTGGTAATTTCAGAGGAGGTTATTAAAACCCTGGATGAGGAGATTAAAACCATGAAAAAGTTGGGTAGTGGTGAAACTAAACTGGATGATAAGGatggatttctttatccttTAAG ATCCCTGTTTGACAGTCTCACAGCTGTACGTGAGATTTGTCATGATTTTACAGTGACGTCCTCAGATTTGTTTTTTGTCAAATCTGAAAAGATCACGCAATCTGAAAAAATGTTCACCAAATCTGAAATTTTGATAATCAAGGTCGGGTTTGTACAACCCTATGAActtaaaaagaatgaaaagttGAAATGCACGAAAAATGTTAGTCGAATGGTGTTCAACAAATGGATAGGTATAACTAATGCAGAACTCCCAAAGGACCTATTGCTTCTTCGTAAGGTGCTTGACTCGTTTGAGCCAAATAA cataaatcaatttaaaatgctTCGGATGCATCCGAGGTTTTATATGGATGCTAGCAAAGAATGGCTTTTGGATTTTGCTGTGAAATTTCAACGGATAATGTCTTCAAAGAACCTAAAGTCAAAAGACTGGATTACGGTGACGAATTCATTGGGATTGGCATTTAAGAAAATGCAATATAGTGATATTGTTGGTGAAAATGCCAAGTGGTATTCCGAAGATATTAGTAATAGCATCATCAGAGACTGCTTCAACTTTGTACCTAGTAAGCCAACGCCTCCCTCACAAGAAAAGGCAGATCCTCCTTCACAAGAAAAGGCAGATCCTCCCTCACAGCTCATtgcaaataatcaattaaagtTTATGATAAGAACTATGCGAAATCTTGCGACACACGCTATCGAg CATTCAGATAACTTAGAATTTTCTCAAGTTTGTGATGCCATAGAAGAGTTTCGCCCGAACTGCTGGGCTGTTTTACATTACGCAGCTATGGTAAGTATACCAGAGAGGTTTGTTGAAGATTAG
- the LOC115997137 gene encoding auxin-responsive protein SAUR76-like, translated as MAKGGKLTKLKSVLKKMQSFKLGRANGSSVVVAAANSSSDDESSNNNSYSKDLRPVYVGKSRRRYLVSSDVVEHPLVRELVDRSGDESDDSVTVVGCEVVLFEHLLWMLENADPQPESLDELVDFYAC; from the coding sequence ATGGCTAAAGGGGGAAAGCTCACGAAGCTCAAATCCGTTCTGAAGAAAATGCAGTCCTTCAAGCTCGGCCGCGCCAACGGAAGCTCCGTCGTCGTCGCCGCCGCCAATTCCTCTTCCGACGACGAGTCTAGTAATAACAATAGCTATTCCAAGGATCTCCGACCGGTCTACGTCGGGAAATCTCGCCGCCGGTACCTCGTGAGCTCCGACGTCGTCGAGCATCCGCTCGTCCGCGAGCTGGTGGACCGCTCCGGCGACGAATCGGACGATTCCGTCACCGTCGTCGGCTGCGAAGTCGTGCTGTTCGAGCACCTGCTGTGGATGCTGGAGAATGCGGATCCCCAGCCAGAATCTCTGGACGAGTTGGTTGATTTCTACGCGTGTTGA